In Oncorhynchus tshawytscha isolate Ot180627B unplaced genomic scaffold, Otsh_v2.0 Un_contig_2517_pilon_pilon, whole genome shotgun sequence, a genomic segment contains:
- the LOC121844729 gene encoding histone H2B, with product MPEPAKSAPKKGSKKAVTKTAGKGGKKRRKSRKESYAIYVYKVLKQVHPDTGISSKAMGIMNSFVNDIFERIAGESSRLAHYNKRSTITSREIQTAVRLLLPGELAKHAVSEGTKAVTKYTSSK from the coding sequence ATGCCCGAGCCAGCAAAGTCCGCGCCCAAGAAGGGCTCCAAGAAAGCCGTCACCAAGACCGCAGGGAAAGGCGGCAAGAAACGCCGAAAGTCGAGGAAGGAGAGCTACGCCATTTACGTGTACAAAGTCCTGAAGCAGGTCCACCCCGATACCGGCATCTCCTCCAAGGCCATGGGAATCATGAACTCGTTCGTGAACGACATCTTCGAGCGTATCGCCGGAGAGTCGTCTCGCCTGGCCCACTACAACAAGCGTTCCACCATCACCTCCAGGGAGATCCAGACCGCAGTGCGCCTGCTGCTCCCCGGAGAGCTGGCCAAGCACGCAGTGTCCGAGGGCACCAAGGCCGTGACCAAGTACACCAGCTCCAAATAA
- the LOC121844714 gene encoding histone H1: MAEVAPAPAAAAPAKAPKKKAAAKPKKAGPSVGELIVKAVSASKERSGVSLAALKKSLAAGGYDVEKNNSRVKIAVKSLVTKGTLVQTKGTGASGSFKLNKKAVEAKKPAKKAAAPKAKKVAAKKPAAAKKPKKVAAKKAVAAKKSPKKAKKPATPKKAAKSPKKVKKPAAAAKKAAKSPKKATKAAKPKAAKPKAAKAKKAAPKKK, encoded by the coding sequence ATGGCAGAAGTCGCACCAGCACCCGCCGCCGCCGCGCCGGCCAAGGCACCCAAGAAGAAGGCAGCAGCCAAGCCCAAGAAAGCGGGACCCAGCGTAGGCGAGCTCATCGTCAAGGCGGTGTCCGCCTCCAAGGAGAGGAGCGGCGTGTCCCTGGCCGCGCTCAAGAAGTCTCTGGCGGCAGGCGGCTACGACGTGGAGAAGAACAACTCCCGTGTCAAGATCGCCGTCAAGAGCCTCGTCACCAAGGGCACCCTGGTCCAGACCAAGGGCACCGGTGCCTCCGGCTCCTTCAAGCTCAACAAGAAGGCCGTCGAGGCAAAGAAGCCCGCCAAGAAAGCCGCAGCCCCCAAAGCTAAGAAGGTGGCCGCCAAGAAGCCCGCCGCCGCCAAGAAGCCCAAGAAGGTAGCAGCCAAGAAGGCCGTGGCCGCAAAGAAGTCCCCCAAGAAGGCCAAGAAGCCCGCTACACCCAAAAAGGCCGCCAAGAGCCCAAAGAAGGTGAAGAAGCCCGCCGCAGCGGCCAAGAAAGCGGCCAAGAGCCCCAAGAAGGCTACCAAGGCAGCGAAGCCCAAAGCCGCCAAACCCAAGGCAGCCAAGGCCAAGAAGGCAGCCCCCAAGAAGAAGTAA
- the LOC121844722 gene encoding histone H2A, with the protein MSGRGKTGGKARAKAKTRSSRAGLQFPVGRVHRLLRKGNYAERVGAGAPVYLAAVLEYLTAEILELAGNAARDNKKTRIIPRHLQLAVRNDEELNKLLGGVTIAQGGVLPNIQAVLLPKKTEKAVKAK; encoded by the coding sequence ATGAGCGGAAGAGGCAAAACCGGAGGCAAGGCCAGGGCGAAGGCAAAGACACGTTCATCCCGTGCCGGGCTCCAGTTCCCCGTGGGCCGTGTGCACAGGCTGCTGCGCAAAGGCAACTACGCCGAGCGTGTGGGCGCTGGCGCACCAGTCTACCTGGCCGCAGTGCTCGAGTACCTGACTGCTGAGATCCTGGAGTTGGCCGGAAACGCTGCCCGTGACAACAAGAAGACTCGTATCATCCCCCGTCACCTGCAGCTGGCAGTCCGTAACGACGAGGAGCTGAACAAACTGCTTGGCGGCGTGACCATCGCTCAGGGTGGTGTTCTGCCCAACATCCAGGCAGTGCTGCTCCCCAAGAAGACTGAGAAGGCCGTCAAAGCCAAGTAA
- the LOC121844719 gene encoding histone H1-like, whose product MAEVAPAPAAAPAKAPKKKAAAKPKKAGPSVGELIVKAVSASKERSGVSLAALKKSLAAGGYDVEKNNSRVKIAVKSLVTKGTLVQTKGTGASGSFKLNKKAVEAKKPAKKAAAPKAKKVAAKKPAAAKKPKKVAAKKAVAAKKSPKKAKKPATPKKAAKSPKKVKKPAAAAKKAAKSPKKATKAAKPKAAKPKAAKAKKAAPKKK is encoded by the coding sequence ATGGCAGAAGTCGCACCAGCACCCGCCGCCGCCCCGGCCAAGGCACCCAAGAAGAAGGCAGCAGCCAAGCCCAAGAAAGCGGGACCCAGCGTAGGCGAGCTCATCGTCAAGGCGGTGTCCGCCTCCAAGGAGAGGAGCGGCGTGTCCCTGGCCGCGCTCAAGAAGTCTCTGGCGGCAGGCGGCTACGACGTGGAGAAGAACAACTCCCGTGTCAAGATCGCCGTCAAGAGCCTCGTCACCAAGGGCACCCTGGTCCAGACCAAGGGCACCGGTGCCTCCGGCTCCTTCAAGCTCAACAAGAAGGCCGTCGAGGCAAAGAAGCCCGCCAAGAAAGCCGCAGCCCCCAAAGCTAAGAAGGTGGCCGCCAAGAAGCCCGCCGCCGCCAAGAAGCCCAAGAAGGTAGCAGCCAAGAAGGCCGTGGCCGCAAAGAAGTCCCCCAAGAAGGCCAAGAAGCCCGCTACACCCAAAAAGGCCGCCAAGAGCCCAAAGAAGGTGAAGAAGCCCGCCGCAGCGGCCAAGAAAGCGGCCAAGAGCCCCAAGAAGGCTACCAAGGCAGCGAAGCCCAAAGCCGCCAAACCCAAGGCAGCCAAGGCCAAGAAGGCAGCCCCCAAGAAGAAGTAA